One Apodemus sylvaticus chromosome 16, mApoSyl1.1, whole genome shotgun sequence genomic region harbors:
- the LOC127666945 gene encoding myosin light polypeptide 6, producing MCDFTEDQTAEFKEAFQLFDRTGDGKILYSQCGDVMRALGQNPTNAEVLKVLGNPKSDEMNVKVLDFEHFLPMLQTVAKNKDQGTYEDYVEGLRVFDKEGNGTVMGAEIRHVLVTLGEKMTEEEVEMLVAGHEDSNGCINYEELVRMVLNG from the coding sequence ATGTGTGACTTCACCGAGGACCAGACCGCAGAATTCAAGGAGGCTTTCCAGCTGTTTGACCGAACAGGCGACGGCAAGATCCTGTACAGCCAGTGCGGGGATGTGATGCGGGCCCTGGGCCAGAACCCTACCAACGCTGAGGTGCTCAAGGTCCTGGGGAACCCCAAGAGCGATGAGATGAACGTGAAGGTGCTGGACTTTGAGCACTTCCTGCCCATGCTGCAGACTGTGGCCAAGAACAAGGACCAGGGAACCTACGAGGATTATGTTGAAGGCCTTCGTGTGTTTGACAAGGAAGGGAATGGCACTGTCATGGGTGCTGAGATCCGTCATGTCCTGGTCACGCTGGGCGAGAAGATGACAGAGGAAGAGGTAGAGATGCTAGTGGCAGGGCACGAGGACAGCAACGGGTGCATCAACTATGAAGAGCTTGTCCGGATGGTGCTGAATGGCTGA